From the genome of Frateuria soli:
CCGCACGCCACCGGCCGAGTTCGTGGTGCGCCCGGCGATGGACGGCGGCGTCGACCGTGACCAGCCGGTGGAGATCGTCGGCCAATTGGTCGCCGAGGCGCTCACTTTCGGCAACCTGATGGAGCACCTGCTGGGGCCGCTGCTGGTGCTGCTGCTGGGCATCGCGCTGGCGCGCCACTGGGAGCCGCAGGCGCTGCTGCTGGCCGGCGTGTTGTTCGTGGTTGTTCGCCCGCTTGCCACCTGGCTCACCACCATCGGCATGAAACTGCACTGGCGCCGCCGCCTTTTGCTGGGCTGGCTGGGCATCCGCGGCATCGGCGGGCTCAACTACCTGGCCTACGCGCTGCTGCACGGCCTGGAGGGCGACGCGGCACGGCTGGTCGCCGGTGTGGTGGTGACCACCATCACCCTGAGCGTGGTCATACACGGCTTCAGCGCGCAGCCGCTGCTGGCCTGGCGGCGCCGGGTCAGCGCGCAGCAACGGCACCAAGGGGCCGCGCGCGGATAACCCTGCCGGGCGCATCCCCTACAATGCGCCGATGAAGATCGCTTCCTGGAACGTGAACTCGCTGAAGGTGCGCCTGCCGCAGCTGACCCAGTGGATGGCCGAGGCGCAACCGGACATCGTGGCGCTGCAGGAAACCAAGCTGGAGGACGCCAAGTTCCCGGTCGACGAGCTGGCCGCGGCTGGCTATCGCGCGGTGTTTTCCGGGCAGAAGACCTACAACGGCGTGGCGGTTCTCGCCCGCGGCCACACGCCCACCGACGTGGTCACCGACATCCCCGGGCTGGACGACCCGCAGCGGCGCGTCCTGGCCGCCACCGTCGGCGACCTGCGCGTGGTCGACCTGTACGTGGTCAACGGCAAGGCGGTCGGCGACCCGAAGTACGACTACAAGCTGGACTGGCTCGCCAAGGTGCGCGAGTTCCTGGCGCGCGAGCACGAGCGCTACCCGAACCTGGTGGTGCTGGGCGACTTCAACATCGCGCCGGACGACCGCGACGTGCACGACCCGGTCGCCTGGCGCGACTCGGTGCTGTGCTCGGTGCCCGAGCGCGAGGCGCTCCATGCGATCACCGGCCTGGGCCTGTACGACAGCTTCCGCCTGTTCGAACAGGACGCCGGCCACCACAGCTGGTGGGATTACCGGCAAGGTGCCTTCCGCCGCAACCTGGGGTTGCGCATCGACCTGATCCTGCTCGGCGATGCGCTCAAGGGCGCCGCGCGTGCGGCCGCCATCGACCGCGGACCGCGCAAATGGGAACGGCCGTCCGATCACACCCCGGTGACGCTCGATCTGGATATCTGAGGAACGATGAACAGCACCCCGCCTGAAGAATGGCCCAGCTCCCTCACCGACGAGGAACTGGACGAGCTCGACCGCTACCTGCGTGGCCATGCCGACGAAGGGCGCCTGTTGCTCGACGGCGTGCACGGCATGCTTTCGGCGATCGCCGTCGGCCCGCTCGAAGTGCTGCCGGACGAGTGGCTGCCCGAGGTGCTGCACGATCCCTTCGTCGACGAGGCCGAGGGCAACCGCGTACTGGAACTGCTGGCCAAGTTGAACGACTCGATCCGCGTCGAGCTGGACGTCGACGCCTACGAGCCGATCCTGGGCGAAGTCGATACCGACACCGGCCCGGTGCTGTCGGCCGCCGGCTGGTGCGAGGGTTTCAGCCGCGGCATCGACCTGCGCGCCGTGTTGTGGGAGAAGCGCCTGGCCGAGGACCCGCAACTGATGGAGATGCTCGGGCCGGTGATGGCGCTGGCGGTGGACGAGGGCATCCTCTCGGCCGAGGCCGAGTTCGAGAAGCTCACCGATGAGGAATACGACGAGTGCCTGGCGCAGGTGGCCCCGGTGCTCGGCGCGGTCGACCACTACTGGCGCGAACACCCGGCCACCGAAGCGGAGCTGGCCGCGCTCGCGCGCACGCCCGCGCCGCCCGGCGAGGAAGCACCGCCGCCGCCGCGCCAGCGCAGCGGCCACTGGGTGCACTGAAACCACACCCTGGGGCCACCGGCGCCGTTCCAGCAAGCCACCTGGGCCGAGCTGCGCCGTGCCTTCACCCGGCTGGACCCCCTGTAGGAGCGCACCTGCGCGCGACCGGGAGGCG
Proteins encoded in this window:
- a CDS encoding YecA family protein, translating into MNSTPPEEWPSSLTDEELDELDRYLRGHADEGRLLLDGVHGMLSAIAVGPLEVLPDEWLPEVLHDPFVDEAEGNRVLELLAKLNDSIRVELDVDAYEPILGEVDTDTGPVLSAAGWCEGFSRGIDLRAVLWEKRLAEDPQLMEMLGPVMALAVDEGILSAEAEFEKLTDEEYDECLAQVAPVLGAVDHYWREHPATEAELAALARTPAPPGEEAPPPPRQRSGHWVH
- the xth gene encoding exodeoxyribonuclease III, encoding MKIASWNVNSLKVRLPQLTQWMAEAQPDIVALQETKLEDAKFPVDELAAAGYRAVFSGQKTYNGVAVLARGHTPTDVVTDIPGLDDPQRRVLAATVGDLRVVDLYVVNGKAVGDPKYDYKLDWLAKVREFLAREHERYPNLVVLGDFNIAPDDRDVHDPVAWRDSVLCSVPEREALHAITGLGLYDSFRLFEQDAGHHSWWDYRQGAFRRNLGLRIDLILLGDALKGAARAAAIDRGPRKWERPSDHTPVTLDLDI